The following proteins are co-located in the Vigna unguiculata cultivar IT97K-499-35 chromosome 9, ASM411807v1, whole genome shotgun sequence genome:
- the LOC114164839 gene encoding probable calcium-binding protein CML15 — protein sequence MYCTSLFQCCFVDYIENNMSKLKVNQLRQLRNIFEKFDTDSDGSLTNLELAALLRSLGLKPSSDQIHVLLTNLDSNGNGFVEFDELVDAILRNISAEILLNQEMLLGVFKYFDRDGNGFITAAELAGAMAKLGQPLTYRELREMITEADTDGDGVISFNEFVTVMGRSASDFLDFALL from the coding sequence ATGTATTGCACATCCCTCTTTCAATGTTGTTTTGTTGATTACATTGAGAACAACATGTCAAAACTTAAGGTTAATCAACTTCGCCAATTAAGGaacatttttgaaaaatttgacaCAGATTCCGATGGTAGCCTAACAAATCTAGAGCTAGCCGCGCTCCTTCGGTCATTAGGGCTAAAGCCTTCGAGTGACCAAATCCATGTGTTATTGACGAACCTGGATTCAAATGGAAATGGATTTGTGGAGTTTGATGAGTTGGTGGATGCAATATTGCGTAACATAAGTGCAGAGATATTATTGAACCAAGAAATGCTTCTTGgggtatttaaatattttgatcgTGACGGAAATGGTTTCATAACAGCCGCAGAGCTAGCAGGGGCAATGGCGAAATTAGGTCAACCCCTTACCTATAGAGAGCTCAGAGAGATGATCACAGAAGCAGATACAGATGGGGATGGTGTCATTAGCTTCAATGAATTTGTCACTGTCATGGGTAGATCAGCTTCTGACTTCTTAGACTTTGCACTGTTGTAA